One window of the Devosia sp. 2618 genome contains the following:
- a CDS encoding FGGY family carbohydrate kinase — MSLPRQIAVIDIGKTNAKVVLIDSRTQHQLATRSTPNTVRRDGIYPHADVEMLWGFIIDSLKAFQAGHGVDGISITTHGATGALIAGDKLAMPVLDYEFDGPETTAAAYGNVRPDFAESLSPRLPNGLNLGAQVYWQSQAFAEDFSRVTAILTYPQYWALRLTGVLASETTSLGCHTDFWAPTHSSFSSMVRRLGWEKLFPDVRPAASVLGAVLPEVAAATGLAADTPVTCGIHDSNASLVPHLGAHKVPFTILSTGTWAIAMTVGGDTSHLDQSRDSLANVDALGSPVPTARFMGGREFDQLVGEISTPSGDDIRRVIEQDIRVQPTFTPGVGPFPHASGLWTKAREDLSAAERTAAASLYLALMTQACLELCGLGREIIIEGPLARNALFAQALAALTGVPVSTSGDATGTSLGASMLFGGGLHHGLAGVAVTPLDVAGFADYAQRWRAAIG; from the coding sequence ATGTCCCTGCCCCGCCAGATCGCCGTTATCGACATCGGCAAGACCAATGCCAAGGTGGTGCTGATCGACTCCAGGACGCAGCATCAACTGGCGACGCGCAGCACGCCCAACACAGTGCGGCGCGACGGGATTTATCCCCATGCAGACGTCGAGATGCTGTGGGGCTTTATAATCGATAGTCTTAAGGCGTTTCAGGCCGGGCATGGCGTCGATGGGATTTCGATCACCACGCATGGCGCAACCGGCGCGCTGATCGCGGGCGATAAGCTGGCGATGCCTGTGCTGGACTATGAGTTTGATGGGCCGGAGACGACCGCGGCCGCCTATGGCAATGTGCGGCCGGACTTTGCAGAGTCCCTGTCGCCGCGCCTGCCGAATGGGTTGAACCTTGGCGCGCAGGTTTATTGGCAGTCGCAGGCTTTTGCCGAAGACTTTTCGCGGGTTACGGCGATTTTGACCTATCCCCAATATTGGGCGCTGCGGCTGACCGGGGTGCTAGCGAGCGAGACGACATCGCTCGGCTGCCACACCGACTTTTGGGCGCCGACCCATTCGAGTTTTTCCAGCATGGTGCGGCGGCTGGGTTGGGAAAAGCTGTTTCCCGATGTGCGGCCTGCGGCGTCGGTGCTTGGGGCTGTTTTGCCAGAGGTGGCGGCAGCGACGGGGCTGGCGGCGGATACGCCGGTGACCTGCGGCATCCATGACTCCAATGCGTCACTGGTGCCGCATCTTGGGGCGCACAAGGTGCCGTTCACGATCCTCTCGACGGGAACATGGGCGATTGCGATGACGGTGGGTGGCGATACGAGCCATCTCGATCAGTCGCGCGATAGCCTCGCCAATGTGGATGCGCTTGGTTCGCCCGTGCCGACGGCGCGGTTCATGGGCGGGCGGGAGTTCGACCAACTGGTCGGCGAGATCAGCACGCCGAGCGGCGACGACATTCGCCGCGTGATTGAGCAGGACATACGCGTGCAGCCGACCTTTACGCCGGGTGTGGGCCCCTTCCCGCATGCCAGCGGTTTGTGGACCAAGGCGCGTGAGGACCTGTCGGCGGCGGAGCGGACGGCGGCGGCATCGCTTTATCTGGCCCTGATGACGCAAGCCTGCCTTGAGCTATGCGGGCTGGGTCGCGAGATCATCATCGAAGGGCCGCTGGCGCGCAATGCACTGTTTGCGCAGGCACTGGCTGCGTTGACTGGTGTTCCGGTCAGTACGTCAGGCGACGCGACGGGTACCAGCCTTGGGGCCAGCATGCTGTTTGGTGGCGGGCTGCATCACGGTTTGGCTGGTGTTGCTGTGACGCCGCTCGATGTGGCGGGTTTTGCAGACTATGCGCAGCGTTGGCGGGCTGCCATCGGCTAA